A window of the Brassica napus cultivar Da-Ae chromosome A2, Da-Ae, whole genome shotgun sequence genome harbors these coding sequences:
- the LOC125581344 gene encoding uncharacterized protein LOC125581344, whose product MSVSVKVKCFHSGRFKDEGGLCYVDGTVDEFELDADSLFTNLVMKMFEKRIVIGKLWFKLPFHELEDRKPLFENVEANKKRMESSARWYKELDIYVERDRVVLAEEGSTNVGVQERVMNVEPEEEGLHDRAEKQCEKLCEKLAEKNSETGLMFDEDEDEALDTLYDPLADDSDDEKCSEDALSESSESNDEAEVVEEDIVDIDNVNYEEQIPDEDEVYPATDDSSGDEEEQAERLVQRGLPDGVFSLRQLFSSGSEFKKNVIRYILKTGRNVIFDRWEKTKLGAKCGEKNCGWRIYCSVEEPIGKWMVKVYEDEHQCHPVGRCKLIKSPVVADLFLEDIRRDPEMSAPEIKDEMKRRYNIIISPAQSQVARRLIFDKLQAETDEQFARLRDYEHEIKRTNKNTTVEINTTRREDGSEAFSQMYLCFAALKTSWKQHCRPVIGLDGTFLKHSMQGMILTAIGRDPNNQIYPIAWAVVSSENNDNWEWFIHKVKVDLDLGEGDEITIISDMHRSLIHGVATELPKAEHRACARHIYANLKKLHKSDTLKPMFWRVASSYNEADFKQNLAAFREFDPLACDELLKRDHRTWCRAFFRIGCCCADTHNNLTESFNRTLKVARKKPFVQMLELIRRDAMQRIANRFELARKEPARHTKKARKEVEKSCDEAQHCRSVSSTGGRYEVVEGTNGYSVKLHKRTCACRKWDLTGIPCRHAVCAIRENTGLVEDYISDYYTTEKWRETYRRDLKPVNGPKFWVECGGGRIVGPPYKRPPGRPKGKARIKGVHESPSKKRVGRKGRVPHCGICSEKGHNSRTCPTESPETREKRRRLSKQCEEDAEEAAARNGQDEANDEAQETAEMEADLAAQMEDQVEVEFISSTAPQPSQPSQGNQAPQRNLRRSSRLAALLFG is encoded by the exons ATGAG TGTCTCGGTGAAAGTGAAATGCTTTCACTCTGGTCGGTTTAAAGATGAAGGTGGATTGTGTTATGTAGATGGAACCGTCGACGAGTTCGAGTTGGATGCGGATTCTCTTTTCACGAACTTGGTAATGAAGATGTTTGAGAAAAGGATAGTGATTGGGAAGTTGTGGTTCAAGCTACCATTCCATGAGTTGGAAGATAGGAAACCTTTATTTGAAAATGTCGAAGCCAATAAGAAGAGAATGGAATCTTCAGCGCGTTGGTACAAGGAGCTCGACATCTATGTAGAGAGAGATAGGGTTGTTCTAGCTGAAGAAGGTAGCACGAATGTTGGAGTTCAAGAAAGGGTTATGAACGTTGAACCAGAAGAAGAGGGTCTGCATGATAGAGCTGAAAAACAGTGTGAGAAGCTCTGTGAAAAGCTGGCTGAAAAGAATTCTGAGACGGGTTTGATgtttgatgaagatgaagatgaggcGTTAGACACTTTGTATGATCCTCTTGCAGACGACTCGGATGATGAGAAGTGTTCAGAAGATGCCTTGTCAGAATCTTCAGAATCGAATGATGAGGCGGAAGTTGTTGAAGAGGATATAGTAGACATCGACAATGTGAACTATGAGGAACAGATACCAGACGAAGATGAGGTGTACCCTGCTACAGacgattcatctggtgatgaagaagaacaaGCTGAGAGATTAGTGCAAAGGGGTTTACCGGATGGAGTGTTCAGCTTGAGACAGCTCTTCAGCAGTGGGTCAGAATTTAAGAAGAATGTCATAAGATACATCCTGAAGACTGGGCGTAATGTGATATTTGATAGATGGGAAAAGACTAAGCTTGGTGCAAAGTGTGGTGAAAAGAATTGTGGATGGAGGATATATTGCTCTGTTGAAGAACCTATCGGCAAATGGATGGTTAAGGTATATGAAGATGAGCATCAATGTCATCCTGTGGGGCGGTGCAAGCTTATCAAGAGCCCTGTTGTTGCTGATTTGTTTCTTGAAGATATAAGGCGAGATCCAGAGATGAGTGCACCGGAGATCAAAGATGAAATGAAAAGGAGATACAACATTATCATCTCGCCTGCTCAGTCACAAGTTGCTAGAAGACTGATTTTCGATAAGTTGCAAGCTGAAACTGATGAACAATTTGCAAGACTTAGAGACTACGAGCATGAAATCAAGAGGACCAACAAAAACACTACTGTGGAGATCAACACAACTCgtagagaagatggaagtgaaGCATTTTCACAAATGTACTTATGCTTTGCGGCTCTAAAGACTTCATGGAAGCAACACTGCAGACCAGTTATTGGTTTGGACGGTACGTTTTTGAAGCACTCAATGCAGGGAATGATATTAACTGCTATTGGAAGGGATCCTAATAACCAGATATACCCGATAGCGTGGGCTGTAGTTTCTTCTGAAAATAATGATAATTGGGAGTGGTTTATCCACAAAGTCAAGGTCGACTTGGACTTGGGTGAAGGCGATGAGATCACAATAATATCTGATATGCACAGAAGTTTGATCCACGGTGTTGCTACTGAGTTGCCAAAGGCAGAGCATCGGGCTTGTGCAAGACATATCTACGCCAATCTGAAGAAACTGCACAAGTCAGACACACTGAAGCCAATGTTTTGGAGGGTCGCAAGCAGCTACAATGAAGCTGATTTCAAGCAAAATTTAGCTGCATTTAGAGAGTTTGACCCCTTGGCATGTGATGAGCTCCTTAAGAGAGACCACCGGACTTGGTGTAGGGCGTTTTTTAGGATTGGTTGCTGTTGTGCAGACACACACAACAACTTGACAGAGTCCTTTAATAGGACTCTAAAGGTGGCACGGAAGAAACCTTTTGTCCAGATGTTAGAGCTGATAAGGAGAGATGCAATGCAAAGGATTGCCAACCGCTTTGAACTAGCTCGTAAGGAACCTGCAAGGCATACTAAGAAAGCAAGAAAGGAGGTTGAGAAGTCGTGTGATGAAGCTCAACACTGTCGTTCTGTCTCTAGCACTGGTGGGAGGTATGAGGTTGTTGAGGGAACTAATGGATACTCGGTGAaattgcacaagaggacatgtgCGTGTAGAAAGTGGGATCTAACTGGGATTCCATGTCGTCATGCTGTGTGTGCGATCAGGGAGAACACAGGCTTGGTTGAAGACTACATATCTGATTACTACACGACCGAGAAATGGAGAGAGACTTATCGAAGAGATTTGAAGCCGGTCAATGGACCAAAATTTTGGGTTGAGTGTGGAGGAGGACGCATTGTTGGACCACCTTACAAACGTCCTCCAGGAAGACCTAAGGGAAAAGCTAGGATCAAAGGAGTACATGAGTCACCCTCAAAAAAGAGGGTTGGTCGCAAAGGAAGGGTACCACACTGTGGTATTTGCAGTGAGAAAGGTCATAACTCAAGGACATGCCCCACTGAG TCTCCGGAGACCAGGGAAAAACGAAGACGGCTAAGTAAGCAATGTGAAGAAGATGCTGAAGAAGCAGCTGCAAGGAATGGTCAAGATGAAGCAAACGATGAAGCTCAGGAAACAGCTGAAATGGAAGCTGATTTGGCAGCTCAAATGGAAGATCAAGTAGAAGTTGAGTTTATTTCTTCTACTGCACCTCAGCCAAGCCAACCAAGCCAAGGAAACCAAGCACCACAACGAAACCTCAGAAGAAGCAGTCGCTTGGCAGCTTTGCTTTTCGGTTGA